A window of the Anthonomus grandis grandis chromosome 9, icAntGran1.3, whole genome shotgun sequence genome harbors these coding sequences:
- the LOC126740772 gene encoding Golgi SNAP receptor complex member 1, protein MATALSYDDLRKHARQLENEIDLKLVAFSKLGAGIKTPHNTHSDKVPLLSGEDTFEAMALEIEELLNKLTQVNERLSEQPVSGAAMLHTIQRHKEILADLARDFRKTNSQHESRKEREDLLSGGNDSAFRGDGINNRRDMYLKENQHIYNSDHLINDQISIAVETREHLTSQRYTLKRLQTRFNDISNKYPIINSLISRINIRKRRDSIIIGLVVALCTILMLVYVFS, encoded by the exons ATGGCTACGGCTTTGTCCTATGacg aCCTACGAAAACATGCCAGGCAACTGGAAAATGAAATCGACCTTAAACTGGTTGCCTTTAGTAAGTTGGGAGCTGGAATTAAGACACCACACAATACACATAGCGACAAGGTTCCCCTTTTGTCAGGAGAAGATACATTTGAAGCAATGGCACTTGAAATAGAAGAGCTACTTAACAAA TTAACCCAAGTAAATGAAAGACTATCAGAACAACCGGTCTCTGGAGCTGCCATGCTTCACACCATTCAAAGGCATAAAGAAATTCTTGCAGATCTTGCTAGGGATTTTAGAAAAACCAATTCGCAGCATGAAAGTAGAAAAGAAAGAGAGGATCTGTTAAGTGGTGGCAATGATTCGGCTTTTCGGGGTGATGGCATCAATAATAGGCGTGATATGTATTTGAAAGAAAACCAACATATTTATAA CTCTGATCATTTAATAAACGACCAAATCTCAATCGCAGTGGAAACCAGGGAACATTTGACCTCCCAAAGATACACTCTCAAGAGGCTTCAGACAAGATTCAATGACATTTCCAATAAATATCCAATTATTAACAGTTTAATCAGTAGGATAAATATTAGGAAAAGACGTGATTCCATTATAATCGGATTGGTCGTTGCATTATGTACTATTTTAATGTTGGTTTATGTTTTTAGTTAA